Part of the Qipengyuania sp. SS22 genome, GCCTGCTGCCCGCGCTCGAACGACCGCATTCCATCGACACGGACGACGCCGCATTGCGCGCGGCGCAAGCCACCTTTTCCCACTTCAACGCGACGGTGGCCGACAGCCTCGCACGCGAGGCCGCTTAAATGAATCCGCAGGACGTCAATCTTTCCAATTGCGATCGCGAACCGATCCACCAGCTCGGCCGGATCCAGGGTTTCGGCGCGCTCATCGCCGTCAATTCCGACTGGTTCGTCGCGCATCGTTCGACCAATCTCGAAGCCCTGTTCGGCACCGGCCGCACGGTCGAGATCGGTGACCGTCTCTCGCGGCTGTTGTCGCGCGAGGCGTTGCAGCAGCTGCGCAGTTCGGCCGCCGCGCTGTCGATGCCCGACCAGGTCGAACGGCTGTTCGGTCTCGCGCTGTTCGACAGCGACGAGCTGTTCGATTGCGCGCTGCACAGTTCGGGCGGGAATACGGTGATCGAGATCGAACCGCATGCGGCGGGCGATCTCAACCGCCAGCTGAGCATTCTGCGGCCGATCATGACCCGGCTCGAAAAGCATACCGAAGTGGAGTCGCTGGTGGACGAAGCGGCCCGCCAGTTGCGGCTGGCGCTGCAGATCGACCGCGTGATGGTCTATCGCTTCCGCGAGGACCTCTCGGGCGAAGTCATCGCCGAAGCCGCGCGCGACGATCTCGAGAAATTCCACGGCCTGCGCTACCCCCGATCGGACATCCCCGACCAAGCGCGCGCGCTCTATGTCCGCAACCGCTTCCGCATCATCGCCGATGTCGAAGCCGAGCCCGTCCCGGTCGAACCCGGCGTCTCCTTCGATGGCGAACCGCTCGACCTCAGCATGAGCACGCTGCGCGCGGTTTCCCCGATCCATATCGAATATCTCAAGAATATGGGCGTGGGTGCCTCGCTGTCGATCTCGATCATTATCGGCGGAAAGCTGTGGGGGCTGTTCGCCTGCCACCATTACGGGCCCAAGCTGCTCCCCTATTCGCAGCGCACCGCAGCCGAACTGTTCTCCGAGTTCTTCTCGCTGACGCTCGACCGTACGCTGGCGCGCCAGAGCGCCGATCGGCGCGAGATGGGTCGCGAGGTTCACACCCGGCTGATGCGCGATGTCGCCGCGGGGACGCCGCTATCTTCCAGCCTGCCGATGATCGAGCCGGTCATCCAGCAGGTCATCCCGCATGACGGGGTGAGCATTTTCGTCGAGGACATTTACGACGCGCGCGGGTCTGCCCCCAATGAAGAAGAATTCCGCGCGATCGTTTCTAGCCTCAACGGCACTGCGACAAGCAAGCTGCTCGCTACCGAGGCGATTGCCCAACGCCTGCCGCCCGCTGCCCGGTTTGCCGACCGGGCAACGGGCGCGCTGGTCATCCCGGTATCGCGCACCCCGCGCGATTATCTGATCCTGTGGCGCAAGCCGCTCACCCAGACCGTGACCTGGGCGGGCAACCCCGAAAAACCGGTCGAGACCGGCCCCAATGGCGACCGGCTGACCCCGCGCAAGAGCTTCGAGGCCTGGCGCGAAACCGTCGAGGGCCGTGCCGAGAAATGGTCGCGTGCCGAGATCGAGATTGCCGAGAGCCTGCGCGTCACGCTGCTCGAAATCATCCTGCGGCTGACCGACGAGGCGGTGACCGAACGCGCCCGCGCGCAGCAGCAGCAGGAATTGCTGATCGCGGAGCTCAACCACCGCGTGCGCAATATCCTCAACCTCATCCGCGGGCTGATCAACCAGTCCAAGGGCGATGCGCGCGATATCGAGAGCTTCGTCGAAATCGTCGCGGGCCGGGTGGCCTCGCTCGCCTCGGCGCATGATAACATTACCAAGGGCAATTGGTCGCACGCGCCGTTTTCGGAGCTGATCGAGACCGAGGCCAATGCGTATGTCGCGAGCAGCCGCGACCGGCTCGACCTGCACGGCCCCGAAGCGATGATCGCGCCCGAGGCCTATACGGTCATGGCGCTCGTGATCCACGAGATGATCACCAATTCGGCGAAATATGGCTCGCTGAGCGATTCATCGGGCAGGCTCGAGGTGGAAGTGAGCCGCGATGACGAGGATAATTTTTGCGCGCAGTGGCGCGAACGCGGGGGGCCGCCGGTCAAGCCGCCCAGCCGTCGCGGCTTCGGCAGCACGATTACCGAACGCTCGATACCCTACGAACTCGATGGCACCGCCGAGATCAATTACCGGCTGGAAGGTGTCGAAGCCCGGTTCTGCATCCCCGCGCGCTACGTCGAATGGCGCTCGCGCGATGGCGAACGCAGTACGCCGGCCAAGCAGAAAAAGGACGCCCGGTTGGATAAGCTGCCCGAAAGTGTGCTGCTGGTCGAAGACAGCATGATCATCGCGCTCGATGCCGAGGATTGCCTCAAGGAAATCGGGATCGGGACGGTGCAGATCGAAAGCTCGGTCGCAGCGGCGCTCGACGCGCTGGCAAAGAGCCGGCCCGAACTGGCCATCCTCGACTACAATCTGGGCAAGGAAAACAGCGAACCGGTAGCCGCCAAGCTCAGAGAGATGGGCGTGCCGTTCTGGCTGGCGACGGGTTACGGGGAAATGCAAGACCGGGTGGAGGAACTGGGCGCATCGGGCCTGCTGACCAAGCCCTATGGCAAGGACGAGCTGGTCGAGATCATCGGCAGCTACGACAGGGACAACTAGCCACCTGCGCAGCGCGGCTAATTGAAGAAGCGCTGCTGGTAGTGGAAGGTCGCCGCGACCGGATTGCCGCTGGCATCGCGCGCCGGTTCGAAGCGTAGCTGGTCGAGCGCCAAGCGGCAGACCGCCGCATCGGTTTCGGGAAACGGGCTGGGCCGATAGATGCTGCAGCGCGTCGCGCGGCCCTGCGGCGACACCGACAATCTGACAATCACCGACTGGCCGATCCGCGCCTGGCGTCCGCCGGGCGGTACCGGGAAGGCGCTCGCATCGGTGATCGCGCGCGTCAGCACCGGCTTGGTCGCCGCGCCGCCGCCCTGGCCGCCGCCGCCTTCGCCGCTGCCCGTACCCTCGCCCGATCCCGACCGGCCGGTGCCCTGCCCCTGATCGGTCGCGCCAGCCGTGTCGGCGGTGCCGGTCGAGGATGCGCGCGGCGCCGGCGGATCTTCGCGCATCCGGCGCTCGGGCTCGGGGGCGGTAACCGCATCGGGCACTGCCTCGCGCCCCGGATCGCCTTGCGCGCCTTCGGGCTCGGGTTCGGTCGGTTCGGGTTCTTCCTCGGGCGCGGAGACCGTGACGGTGAAGGCCGACACCACCGAGCGTTCGACCCCGGCGACTGCGGTCGGCGCCAGCGCGCGTACCAGCAGGTAGAACAGGCCGAGGTGGATCAGCGCGATCAGCGCGATCACCCAGGGATTGAGACGCTTCCTGGTTTGCGCATAGCGGGTCGCGGGTTCAGCCATCGTGCGATCATGGCAAAGCCGCCCGACCGGGTCCAGCGGCATGGAAAAAGGGCGGCCCTCCCGAAGGAGGACCGCCCCGTAGTCTGCACACGGGGCGGAGCCCCATGCCAATTATCTTAGTAGCCGAAGATCAGCGACAGGCTGGCGGCACGCGGCGCGCCAATCTGTGCGAAACCGAAGTCGTCGAGCGTGCCACCGAAATAGCCGATGTAGTACTCGTCGAACAGGTTGGTCACGTTCAGCTGCAGAGCGACGTCCTTGCCGAACGGGTTTTCCGTGATCGTCCAGCGAACGTCGAGATCCACCAGCGTGTAAGACGGCGTCTTGGCATCGAAGGTGAACGGCGTGCCGTCAGGCAGTTCGCCGTCGATCGGCTGGTTGGTGTCGTTCAGGTAACGCGGACCGGTGTGCTTGACCTGCGCACCGAATTCGAGATCGCCAAACGAAACCTGACCGCGGGCACCGAAGGAGTACTTCGAGGAACCCGATTCGGACTTGCCACCCGTCGGGAGGAAGACCGGGTTACCGCCGACATCGAAGCCGTCCTGCACGTCGTCCTTGATTTCGGAGTCGTTATACGAGCCGAAAACGTAGAGCAGCGAGTTGTAGGTCGGACGCCAGGAGATCGATCCGTCGATCCCGTACTTGTCGACCCGGCCCAGGTTGCGGAACACGTTTTCACCTTCGCCGTCATTGGCTTCCGGGTCGAACGCTACGGCGAGACGGTTCTGGTAACGGGTGTAGTAGGCCCCGATCTGTGCCTCGATATTGCCGCTCTGGAAACGCAGGCCGAGGTCGAAGCTGTCGGTGGTTTCGGGAACCGGCCGCGCGATATCGGCGTCGGCGAAATACAGCGAGTCGTAGAGCGGGTCGGTGCCGGGTACCGAAAGACCCTTGGCGTAGTTGCCGAACATCGAAACGGTCGGGGTGAATTCGTAAGTCAGACCCACGTTCGGCAGCAGCTTGTCGTAATTGTAGGTACGCGACTGCGGCGCGGCATGATCGTCGTTATTCGCCTCGTTCACATAGTTCGAGAGGTCCTGACCCGCTGCCGGGCAATCCACGAAACCGCCTGCCGAAGTGGTGAAGCAGTTCTGGTTCAACTCGCGCTTGAAGAACGGTGCACGCAGGCCGAGCACGGTGGTAAGGTCGCCGAACTGGCCACGATATTCACCCGAGACCTGATGCAGGATCGCATAGGACAGGCGATCACGCTTGTTGACCTCGTTACCGTTCACATCGAGCAGCGGGGCATCGATCGGGAACACGTCGATCGGTTCGCCATTGGCAAGCATCGCGCTGATCTGGCCGGTCTGACGGTGACGTGCGCGGTCCCAAGTGTAGGCGACGCGAACGCGGTGATCGTCGTTGATGTCGTAGATCAAATTGGCGACCACGCCATAGCGGTCGGTACGCGTGTGGCTCGGGTCGTTACCGGCGATTTCATCGTCGAGATCGCCGTCACCGTTGAGGTCACGACCGAAGTAGTACCCGCCGTTGAAGGCACCGGTGTAGGACCCACCGTTGACCGTGAAGAAGGATTCACGAAGATCGTCGGGTCCGCCGCCATTGGCTTTGACGTACTGGTAGCTCGGATCGAAGGTGAAGGTCAGCGCGTCGGTGATGCTGAACCGCGAAGCACCGCGGATGTTGCCCGTATCGGACGGATTGTAGCGCCGATAGAACGCAGCGCCGCAACCATTGCGGTCGTCATAGTCGACGGAATCACCCGGGCTTCCCGGACCGCCAGCGACGACGCGCGGATCGACGGTGCAGGGGTACTCGCCACCGTCTTCGTAGATCGAGAAGCGGCGATCGTCCGCACCCGGGGCGAGCAGCGCCTCGAGGCTTTCCGAACCGGCGAAGTTGTTGCGGTTGACGTTCCAGTGACCCGACACGGCGATGAAGTCGCCGTTCGAACCCAGGTCCTGCCAGATGCGGCCGTTGAGCTGGGTCTTGTTGATCCGGCCGTACGGATTGTAGGGCACGCCATAGGTGGTGTAGCTGGCCGAAACGAAAGCCTTGGTCCCGAGGCCGGTGATGTCGCCAGTGTCGACCATGCCGAATGCGCGGCTGTAAAGCGTGTCGGTGGCACCCGAGGTAAGGACATCGCCCACCGTGATGGTGCCGACGAGACCGAAGTCATCGCCCGGCTCGCGGGTACGGATGTTGATCGTGCCGCCGGTGGCCGAAGCGGTCGGGCTGTCGACGTCGGTCGTGCCGAGGTTGACGCTGACCGATTCGAGGATTTCGGGGTCGACCTGCTGGTTGGTGTAGAGCGCGTAATTGCCCGAATCGTTCAGCGGCAGACCGTCGAGCGTCTGCGACACGCGGTCAGCGCCGAAGCCGCGGATGGTGAAGCCACCACCCGACGAAC contains:
- a CDS encoding energy transducer TonB, which codes for MAEPATRYAQTRKRLNPWVIALIALIHLGLFYLLVRALAPTAVAGVERSVVSAFTVTVSAPEEEPEPTEPEPEGAQGDPGREAVPDAVTAPEPERRMREDPPAPRASSTGTADTAGATDQGQGTGRSGSGEGTGSGEGGGGQGGGAATKPVLTRAITDASAFPVPPGGRQARIGQSVIVRLSVSPQGRATRCSIYRPSPFPETDAAVCRLALDQLRFEPARDASGNPVAATFHYQQRFFN
- a CDS encoding HWE histidine kinase domain-containing protein, translated to MNPQDVNLSNCDREPIHQLGRIQGFGALIAVNSDWFVAHRSTNLEALFGTGRTVEIGDRLSRLLSREALQQLRSSAAALSMPDQVERLFGLALFDSDELFDCALHSSGGNTVIEIEPHAAGDLNRQLSILRPIMTRLEKHTEVESLVDEAARQLRLALQIDRVMVYRFREDLSGEVIAEAARDDLEKFHGLRYPRSDIPDQARALYVRNRFRIIADVEAEPVPVEPGVSFDGEPLDLSMSTLRAVSPIHIEYLKNMGVGASLSISIIIGGKLWGLFACHHYGPKLLPYSQRTAAELFSEFFSLTLDRTLARQSADRREMGREVHTRLMRDVAAGTPLSSSLPMIEPVIQQVIPHDGVSIFVEDIYDARGSAPNEEEFRAIVSSLNGTATSKLLATEAIAQRLPPAARFADRATGALVIPVSRTPRDYLILWRKPLTQTVTWAGNPEKPVETGPNGDRLTPRKSFEAWRETVEGRAEKWSRAEIEIAESLRVTLLEIILRLTDEAVTERARAQQQQELLIAELNHRVRNILNLIRGLINQSKGDARDIESFVEIVAGRVASLASAHDNITKGNWSHAPFSELIETEANAYVASSRDRLDLHGPEAMIAPEAYTVMALVIHEMITNSAKYGSLSDSSGRLEVEVSRDDEDNFCAQWRERGGPPVKPPSRRGFGSTITERSIPYELDGTAEINYRLEGVEARFCIPARYVEWRSRDGERSTPAKQKKDARLDKLPESVLLVEDSMIIALDAEDCLKEIGIGTVQIESSVAAALDALAKSRPELAILDYNLGKENSEPVAAKLREMGVPFWLATGYGEMQDRVEELGASGLLTKPYGKDELVEIIGSYDRDN
- a CDS encoding TonB-dependent receptor, which codes for MKFKYLLAASVVSTASVMVAAPAAAQSTGSVDFDDTVIIVSGARETGVGGIENPNTTKAKQVLGEEIIRRQRPGQTVNDIVNLVPGVSFQNNDPWGSSGGGFTIRGFGADRVSQTLDGLPLNDSGNYALYTNQQVDPEILESVSVNLGTTDVDSPTASATGGTINIRTREPGDDFGLVGTITVGDVLTSGATDTLYSRAFGMVDTGDITGLGTKAFVSASYTTYGVPYNPYGRINKTQLNGRIWQDLGSNGDFIAVSGHWNVNRNNFAGSESLEALLAPGADDRRFSIYEDGGEYPCTVDPRVVAGGPGSPGDSVDYDDRNGCGAAFYRRYNPSDTGNIRGASRFSITDALTFTFDPSYQYVKANGGGPDDLRESFFTVNGGSYTGAFNGGYYFGRDLNGDGDLDDEIAGNDPSHTRTDRYGVVANLIYDINDDHRVRVAYTWDRARHRQTGQISAMLANGEPIDVFPIDAPLLDVNGNEVNKRDRLSYAILHQVSGEYRGQFGDLTTVLGLRAPFFKRELNQNCFTTSAGGFVDCPAAGQDLSNYVNEANNDDHAAPQSRTYNYDKLLPNVGLTYEFTPTVSMFGNYAKGLSVPGTDPLYDSLYFADADIARPVPETTDSFDLGLRFQSGNIEAQIGAYYTRYQNRLAVAFDPEANDGEGENVFRNLGRVDKYGIDGSISWRPTYNSLLYVFGSYNDSEIKDDVQDGFDVGGNPVFLPTGGKSESGSSKYSFGARGQVSFGDLEFGAQVKHTGPRYLNDTNQPIDGELPDGTPFTFDAKTPSYTLVDLDVRWTITENPFGKDVALQLNVTNLFDEYYIGYFGGTLDDFGFAQIGAPRAASLSLIFGY